A genomic region of Raphanus sativus cultivar WK10039 chromosome 6, ASM80110v3, whole genome shotgun sequence contains the following coding sequences:
- the LOC108807713 gene encoding actin-binding protein wsp1-like yields MKGFSGVVVFLFLFVTVSLGSRESLTNITSKRLVPGGSDNATSPSNPPGFVTDIEMKRLVPRGPNNQTSPPTPPPSIANIEMKRLVPRGPNNQTSSPTPPSSIANIEMKRLVPRGPNNQTSPPTPPPSIANIEMKKLAMKRLVPRGPNNQTSPPTPPPSTANIEMKRRVPRGPNNQTSPPTPPTNIEMKRFAMKRLVPRGPNNQTSPPTPPTNIEMKRRVPRGPNNQTSPPTPPAF; encoded by the coding sequence atgaaaggtTTCTCTGGAGTTGTGGTGTTTCTGTTCTTATTTGTTACGGTATCTTTAGGGAGTCGCGAAAGTTTAACAAATATTACATCGAAGAGACTAGTTCCAGGAGGTTCAGACAATGCAACATCTCCATCTAATCCACCAGGGTTTGTAACTGACATTGAAATGAAGAGATTGGTTCCACGAGGTCCAAACAATCAGACATCTCCACCTACTCCGCCTCCTTCAATAGCAAATATCGAAATGAAGAGATTGGTTCCAAGAGGTCCAAACAATCAGACATCTTCACCTACCCCACCTTCTTCAATAGCAAATATTGAAATGAAGAGATTGGTTCCAAGAGGTCCAAACAATCAGACATCTCCACCAACCCCACCTCCTTCAATAGCAAATATCGAAATGAAGAAATTGGCAATGAAGAGACTGGTTCCAAGAGGTCCAAACAATCAGACATCTCCACCTACCCCGCCTCCTTCAACAGCAAATATTGAAATGAAAAGAAGAGTTCCAAGAGGTCCAAACAATCAGACGTCTCCACCTACCCCACCAACAAATATTGAAATGAAAAGATTTGCAATGAAGAGACTAGTTCCAAGAGGTCCAAACAATCAGACATCTCCACCTACCCCACCGACAAATATTGAAATGAAGAGACGGGTTCCAAGAGGTCCAAACAATCAAACATCTCCACCTACCCCGCCAGCCTTTTAG